A part of Ptychodera flava strain L36383 chromosome 11, AS_Pfla_20210202, whole genome shotgun sequence genomic DNA contains:
- the LOC139143437 gene encoding uncharacterized protein, giving the protein MPFALGYRGFTMNTDKLRKQLNQTTGAEHWELRQFIENMEKRMVETNKRWHERAEKVKQERTKLYEQMKAIFEAVYEESGILLIKPVFVYASKKPPEIVSGGGSGRRSSVAMQVYSKGVYSAPESPDGLIGRHMNLIGDRGPVWKMPTISEDDDTAVVTTPRMLEMDVNKERRKAKQTLTPSGRQSGMGDSRVPLNLPPLATFMVTQSPFSPELREEEEEEEDDYDEDQLIGW; this is encoded by the exons ATGCCTTTTGCTTTGGGCTACAGGGGTTTTACAATGAATACAG ATAAACTCCGGAAGCAGCTCAACCAGACCACCGGCGCTGAACACTGGGAACTTCGCCAGTTCATTGAGAACATGGAAAAGCGAATGGTAGAG actAACAAGCGCTGGCATGAAAGAGCTGAAAAGGTTAAACAAGAACGTACCAAACTCTATGAACAGATGAAAGCTAT ttttgaggcAGTCTACGAAGAGAGCGGCATCCTGCTAATCAAGCCAGTCTTTGTATATGCTTCCAAAAAGCCCCCGGAAATCGTTTCCGGAGGTGGGAGTGGGAGACGAAGCTCTGTGGCAATGCAGGTCTATTCCAAGGGAGTATATTCAGCACCTGAATCCCCCGATGGGCTGATAGGCAGACACATGAATCTTATTGGAGATAGGGGGCCTGTCTGGAAG ATGCCGACAATTTCTGAAGACGACGACACCGCAGTAGTTACCACTCCAAGAATGCTGGAAATGGACGTCAACAAAGAACGCAGAAAAGCAAAACA GACATTGACTCCGAGTGGAAGACAGTCTGGTATGGGTGACAGCCGAGTCCCCCTGAACCTGCCACCCCTGGCAACGTTCATGGTAACCCAGTCTCCGTTCTCGCCAGAGTTACGggaagaggaggaggaagaagaggaCGATTACGACGAAGACCAACTGATTGGCTGGTGA